A window of the Verminephrobacter eiseniae EF01-2 genome harbors these coding sequences:
- a CDS encoding DMT family transporter yields MQALWMVLAAFLFASMGVCVKVASGYFNSAELVCYRGLIGILILWLLARLQRVTLATQYPGIHAWRSLVGVVSLGAWFFAIAHLPLATAMALNYLSSVWIAAFLVGGTLLAWRPSAAAPRPTLQGPLVLTVLAGFAGVVLLLRPSLHQNQSFAGLIGLLSGITAAFAYMQVVTLARMGEPEERTVFYFAMGAAVAGGAALLLTGTSPWPGWPVLWLLPIGILAAAGQLCMTRAYASAKTQRGTLLVANLQYSGIVFSAIYSVLLGDEIPPIGWIGMALIVGSGIVATILRERTAPGAPAEEH; encoded by the coding sequence ATGCAAGCTCTCTGGATGGTGCTGGCCGCGTTCCTGTTTGCCAGCATGGGCGTGTGCGTGAAGGTCGCGTCGGGGTACTTCAACTCGGCCGAACTGGTCTGCTACCGGGGCCTGATCGGCATATTGATCCTGTGGCTGCTGGCGCGCTTGCAGCGGGTGACGCTGGCCACGCAGTACCCCGGCATACATGCCTGGCGCAGCCTGGTGGGCGTGGTGTCGCTGGGCGCCTGGTTCTTTGCCATTGCCCACCTGCCGCTGGCCACGGCGATGGCGCTGAACTACCTGAGCAGCGTGTGGATCGCGGCCTTTCTGGTCGGCGGCACGTTGCTGGCCTGGCGCCCCTCGGCAGCCGCTCCGCGCCCGACGCTGCAAGGCCCGCTGGTGCTGACCGTGCTGGCCGGTTTTGCCGGCGTGGTGCTGCTGCTGCGCCCGAGCCTGCATCAGAACCAATCCTTCGCCGGCCTGATCGGACTGCTGTCGGGCATAACGGCCGCGTTTGCCTACATGCAGGTGGTGACGCTGGCGCGCATGGGCGAACCCGAAGAGCGCACGGTGTTTTATTTCGCCATGGGCGCGGCGGTGGCCGGCGGCGCGGCGCTGCTGCTGACCGGCACTTCGCCCTGGCCGGGCTGGCCGGTGCTGTGGCTGCTGCCCATCGGCATCCTGGCTGCCGCAGGCCAGTTGTGCATGACCCGCGCCTACGCCAGCGCCAAGACGCAGCGCGGCACGCTGCTGGTCGCCAACCTGCAGTACTCGGGCATCGTGTTCTCGGCCATCTACAGCGTGCTGCTGGGCGACGAGATACCGCCGATCGGCTGGATCGGCATGGCCCTGATCGTGGGCAGCGGCATCGTGGCGACCATTTTGCGGGAGCGGACCGCCCCGGGCGCGCCTGCGGAAGAGCATTGA
- the dxs gene encoding 1-deoxy-D-xylulose-5-phosphate synthase — translation MPSTSFPLLETIDDPAQLRQLARAQLKVLAAELRGFVLESVSRTGGHLSSNLGTVELTVALHHVFQTPHDRLVWDVGHQTYAHKILTGRRERMHTLRQQGGISGFPQRGESVYDTFGTAHSSTSISAALGMALAAKRKGESRHTVAIIGDGAMSAGMAFEALNNAGVADCNLLVVLNDNDMSISPPVGALNRYLAQLMSGRFYAAAKNMGKTVLRPMPPLLEFAKRFEQQAKGLVVPATLFEKFGFNYIGPIDGHDLDSLIPTLDNIKGLQGPQFLHVVTKKGQGYKLAEADPVAYHGPARFDPAVGLVKSSTAPRLTFTQVFGQWLCDMAAHDERLVGITPAMREGSGMVEFEQRFPDRYYDVGIAEQHAVTFAAGMACEGAKPVVAIYSTFLQRGYDQLIHDVALQNLPVVFALDRAGLVGADGATHAGAYDIAFLRCIPNMGLACPADERECRQLLSSAYAQNHPVAVRYPRGSGAGVAPLAGLDGLPFGKGEIRRERQRQDSNAPRIAILAFGSLLYPALEAADALDATVVNMRWAKPLDDALLRQVAEGHDALVTLEEGAIMGGAGSAVTETLNAAGILRPVLQLGLADIFIEHGDPAKLLAMQGLNAAGIRAAIAARFPAIDVAR, via the coding sequence ATGCCAAGCACATCCTTTCCCCTGCTGGAAACCATCGACGACCCGGCGCAACTGCGCCAGCTCGCGCGCGCGCAGCTCAAGGTGCTGGCTGCGGAGCTGCGCGGCTTCGTGCTGGAGAGCGTCTCGCGCACCGGCGGCCACCTGAGCTCCAACCTGGGCACGGTGGAACTGACGGTGGCGCTGCACCATGTATTCCAGACGCCGCATGACCGCCTGGTATGGGACGTGGGCCACCAGACCTATGCGCACAAGATACTGACCGGCCGGCGTGAGCGCATGCACACGCTGCGCCAGCAAGGCGGCATCTCGGGCTTTCCGCAGCGCGGCGAGAGCGTGTACGACACCTTCGGCACGGCGCATTCGAGCACCAGCATCTCGGCCGCGCTGGGCATGGCGCTGGCGGCCAAGCGCAAGGGCGAGAGCCGCCACACCGTGGCCATCATCGGCGACGGCGCGATGAGCGCCGGCATGGCCTTCGAGGCGCTGAACAACGCCGGCGTGGCCGACTGCAACCTGCTGGTGGTGCTCAACGACAACGACATGAGCATCAGCCCCCCGGTGGGCGCGCTCAACCGCTACCTGGCCCAGCTCATGAGCGGGCGGTTCTACGCAGCGGCCAAGAACATGGGCAAGACCGTGCTGCGGCCCATGCCCCCGTTGCTGGAATTTGCCAAGCGCTTCGAGCAACAGGCCAAGGGCCTGGTCGTGCCCGCCACATTGTTCGAGAAATTCGGCTTCAACTACATCGGGCCGATCGACGGGCATGACCTCGATTCACTGATCCCCACGCTGGACAACATCAAGGGCCTCCAAGGCCCGCAATTCCTGCATGTGGTGACCAAAAAAGGCCAGGGCTACAAGCTCGCCGAGGCCGACCCGGTGGCCTACCACGGCCCGGCCCGGTTCGACCCCGCCGTGGGCCTGGTCAAAAGCAGCACCGCGCCCCGGCTGACCTTCACCCAGGTGTTTGGCCAGTGGCTGTGCGACATGGCCGCGCACGATGAACGCCTGGTGGGCATCACGCCCGCGATGCGCGAAGGCTCGGGCATGGTCGAATTCGAGCAGCGCTTTCCCGACCGGTACTACGACGTGGGCATCGCCGAGCAGCATGCCGTGACCTTTGCCGCCGGCATGGCCTGCGAGGGCGCCAAGCCCGTGGTGGCGATCTACTCGACCTTCCTGCAGCGCGGCTACGACCAACTGATCCACGACGTGGCCCTGCAAAACCTGCCGGTGGTATTTGCGCTCGACCGCGCCGGCCTGGTCGGGGCCGATGGCGCCACCCATGCCGGCGCCTACGACATCGCGTTCCTGCGCTGCATTCCGAACATGGGCCTGGCCTGCCCCGCCGACGAGCGCGAATGCCGCCAACTGCTGAGCAGCGCCTATGCCCAAAACCACCCCGTGGCCGTGCGCTACCCGCGCGGCAGTGGTGCCGGAGTGGCGCCACTGGCCGGGCTGGACGGCCTGCCCTTTGGCAAAGGCGAAATCCGCCGCGAACGCCAGCGCCAAGACAGCAACGCACCGCGCATTGCCATCCTGGCGTTCGGCAGCTTGCTGTATCCGGCGCTGGAAGCGGCCGATGCGCTCGATGCCACCGTGGTCAACATGCGCTGGGCCAAGCCCCTCGATGACGCCTTGCTGCGCCAAGTGGCCGAAGGCCACGATGCCCTGGTCACGCTGGAAGAAGGCGCCATCATGGGCGGCGCCGGCAGCGCAGTGACCGAAACGCTCAACGCCGCAGGCATCTTGCGCCCGGTGCTGCAACTGGGCCTGGCGGACATCTTCATCGAACATGGCGACCCGGCCAAACTGCTGGCCATGCAGGGACTGAACGCAGCCGGCATCCGCGCGGCAATTGCTGCGCGCTTTCCGGCCATCGACGTGGCCCGATGA
- a CDS encoding aromatic ring-hydroxylating oxygenase subunit alpha produces the protein MSDLSLQLQQAASQLPVSSYFDAALFQRERERLMRHGPRYVGHQLAVPEAGDYYALPQEGEGRVLVRNDQGGVELLSNVCRHRQAIMLKGKGSLHSQQKGSGGGRIVCPLHRWTYSPQGELLGAPHFAHDPCLNLDNYRLRSWNGLLFEDNGHDVAADLAGLGPRADLDFGGHVLDHVELHECHYNWKTFIEVYLEDYHVGPFHPGLGSFVSCTDLRWEFGKNYSVQTVGVANRLGKPGSPVYERWHNALLSYRAGKPPRHGAIWLTLYPCLMLEWYPHVLTISTLHPISPDKTLNVVEFYYPEEIAAFEREFVTAQQAAYMETCIEDDEIGERMDAGRRALLARGDNQTGPYQSPMEDGMQHFHEWYRRAMGDGLDETAPKR, from the coding sequence ATGTCTGATTTAAGTCTTCAACTGCAGCAGGCCGCAAGCCAACTACCAGTTTCGAGCTACTTTGACGCCGCGCTGTTCCAGCGCGAGCGCGAACGCCTCATGCGGCATGGCCCGCGCTATGTGGGGCACCAATTGGCCGTGCCCGAGGCGGGCGACTACTACGCGCTGCCCCAGGAGGGCGAGGGCCGCGTGCTGGTGCGCAACGACCAAGGCGGTGTCGAACTGCTCTCCAATGTCTGTCGCCACCGCCAGGCCATCATGCTCAAGGGCAAAGGCTCGCTGCACAGCCAGCAAAAGGGCAGCGGGGGCGGCCGCATCGTGTGCCCGCTGCACCGCTGGACCTACAGCCCGCAGGGCGAGTTGCTGGGCGCGCCGCACTTTGCGCATGACCCCTGCCTGAACCTCGATAACTACCGGTTGCGCTCGTGGAACGGTCTGCTGTTCGAGGACAACGGCCATGACGTGGCCGCCGACCTGGCCGGTCTGGGCCCACGCGCCGACCTCGACTTTGGCGGCCATGTGCTCGACCATGTGGAACTGCACGAGTGCCACTACAACTGGAAGACCTTCATCGAGGTCTATCTGGAGGACTACCATGTCGGCCCCTTCCACCCGGGCCTGGGCAGCTTTGTCAGTTGCACGGACCTGCGCTGGGAGTTCGGCAAAAACTACTCGGTGCAGACCGTCGGCGTGGCCAACCGGCTGGGCAAGCCCGGCAGCCCGGTATACGAGCGCTGGCACAACGCATTGCTGTCCTATCGCGCCGGCAAGCCGCCCCGGCATGGCGCGATCTGGCTCACGCTGTACCCGTGCCTGATGCTGGAGTGGTACCCCCATGTGCTGACCATCTCCACGCTGCACCCGATCAGCCCGGACAAGACGCTGAATGTGGTGGAGTTTTACTACCCCGAGGAGATCGCCGCATTCGAGCGCGAATTCGTCACGGCGCAACAGGCCGCCTACATGGAAACCTGCATCGAGGACGACGAGATCGGCGAGCGCATGGACGCCGGTCGCCGGGCCTTGCTGGCGCGCGGCGACAATCAGACCGGCCCTTACCAAAGCCCGATGGAAGACGGCATGCAGCACTTTCACGAGTGGTACCGCAGGGCCATGGGCGATGGCCTGGATGAAACTGCGCCCAAACGCTGA
- the xseB gene encoding exodeoxyribonuclease VII small subunit, with translation MHQAPAPPAEPASYEAALHELEQLVARIESGQLPLDQMLAGYQRGASLLSFCRQRLDAVQEQIKVLDDGPLQPWVQQ, from the coding sequence ATGCACCAGGCTCCTGCCCCACCCGCCGAACCTGCCAGCTACGAGGCCGCACTGCACGAGTTGGAGCAACTCGTGGCGCGCATCGAGTCGGGCCAGTTGCCGCTCGACCAGATGCTGGCCGGTTACCAGCGCGGCGCCAGTTTGCTGTCCTTTTGCCGCCAGCGTCTGGATGCGGTGCAGGAGCAGATCAAGGTGCTCGATGATGGCCCGCTGCAACCTTGGGTCCAGCAATGA
- a CDS encoding sulfurtransferase, with product MTTCTTLISAGELQSLIASGAPLMVFDCSFDLAQPTAGAQQYAQAHIPGAVYADLNHDLSAKPGAPGASGTTPEADRPASGGRHPLPSRERFAQWLSALGFANHMQAVVYDRQGANYCARLWWMLKWAGHDAVAVLDGGLQAWQAAAGAVSSGAGPAPLPADFRLAAPLRQLRTAAEVLARLQTPGQTVVDARAAPRYRGEVEPLDPVAGHIPGALNRPFNLNMAADGRFKPAAELHAEFATLLAGRDPASVVHQCGSGVSALPNLLAMEIAGLGQTALFAGSWSEWCSDATRPVERGAA from the coding sequence ATGACCACTTGCACTACGCTGATCAGCGCCGGTGAACTGCAATCCCTGATCGCCAGCGGCGCGCCGCTGATGGTGTTCGATTGCAGCTTCGATCTGGCACAACCCACGGCGGGCGCGCAGCAGTATGCGCAGGCGCATATCCCTGGCGCCGTGTATGCCGACCTGAACCATGATCTGAGCGCCAAGCCAGGCGCGCCCGGCGCCAGCGGCACCACGCCAGAGGCCGACAGGCCCGCATCGGGCGGGCGCCATCCGCTGCCCAGCCGCGAGCGCTTTGCGCAGTGGCTCTCGGCGCTGGGTTTTGCCAACCACATGCAGGCCGTGGTGTATGACCGCCAGGGGGCGAACTATTGCGCTCGTCTGTGGTGGATGCTCAAGTGGGCCGGCCATGACGCCGTGGCCGTGCTCGATGGCGGGCTACAGGCTTGGCAGGCGGCCGCTGGCGCAGTCAGCAGCGGCGCAGGGCCGGCGCCGTTGCCGGCGGACTTCCGGCTGGCAGCGCCGCTGCGCCAATTGCGCACCGCCGCCGAGGTGTTGGCGCGCTTGCAGACCCCGGGCCAGACCGTGGTCGATGCCCGGGCTGCGCCGCGCTACCGTGGCGAGGTCGAGCCGCTGGACCCTGTGGCCGGCCATATCCCCGGTGCGCTCAACCGCCCCTTCAACCTGAACATGGCCGCCGATGGCCGCTTCAAGCCTGCGGCCGAGTTGCATGCCGAATTCGCCACCCTGCTGGCCGGGCGCGACCCCGCCAGCGTGGTGCACCAGTGCGGCAGCGGTGTCAGCGCCTTGCCCAATCTGCTGGCCATGGAGATTGCGGGGCTTGGACAGACGGCGCTTTTCGCGGGCAGTTGGAGCGAATGGTGCAGTGACGCGACCCGTCCGGTCGAGCGCGGGGCAGCGTAG
- a CDS encoding TRAP transporter substrate-binding protein encodes MQRRSIIKHAGIAGVLAAGAAPAVHAQTAIRWRLASSFPKSLDTVYGGAEVFSKAVKAMSGGKFEISVHAGGELMPPFGVVDGVQQGTVELAHTAPYYFYGKNPAFALGSAVPFGFNARQMNAWMMHGNGRKLMNEFYGAYSMISLPCGNTGAQMGGWYRKEIKSPADFKGMKIRLGGGLIGEVMQKLGAVPQSIPGGEIYQALEKGTLDAVEWVGPYDDQKLGFHKVAPYYYYPGWWEGGPEVALYINQKAFDSLSADNKAIVEAAAGMAHGDMLAKYDALNPVALKRLLAAQAKVLRFSPAVLDASFKASMEVFAENDAKSPEWKKIYADMRTFLRDQILWFRVAEGHYDNFMAVQKI; translated from the coding sequence ATGCAGCGTCGTTCCATCATCAAACATGCCGGCATCGCCGGCGTGCTGGCCGCAGGCGCAGCGCCTGCCGTCCACGCGCAGACCGCCATCCGCTGGCGTTTGGCTTCGAGCTTTCCCAAGTCGCTGGACACCGTCTACGGCGGCGCAGAAGTGTTCTCCAAGGCCGTCAAAGCCATGTCGGGCGGCAAGTTTGAAATCTCCGTGCATGCCGGCGGCGAGTTGATGCCGCCCTTTGGCGTGGTCGATGGCGTGCAGCAAGGCACCGTGGAACTGGCGCATACCGCGCCGTACTACTTCTATGGCAAGAACCCGGCGTTTGCACTGGGATCGGCCGTGCCCTTCGGCTTCAACGCCCGCCAGATGAACGCCTGGATGATGCACGGCAACGGCCGCAAGCTGATGAACGAGTTCTACGGCGCCTACAGCATGATCAGCCTTCCCTGCGGCAACACCGGCGCACAGATGGGTGGCTGGTACCGCAAGGAAATCAAGTCCCCCGCCGACTTCAAGGGCATGAAGATACGCCTCGGTGGCGGCCTGATCGGCGAAGTGATGCAAAAGCTCGGCGCCGTGCCGCAAAGCATCCCCGGCGGTGAAATCTACCAGGCGCTGGAAAAAGGCACGCTCGACGCCGTTGAATGGGTTGGCCCCTACGACGACCAGAAACTGGGCTTCCACAAGGTGGCCCCGTACTACTACTACCCCGGCTGGTGGGAAGGCGGCCCGGAGGTAGCGCTGTACATCAACCAGAAAGCCTTCGACAGCCTGTCGGCGGACAACAAGGCCATCGTCGAAGCCGCTGCCGGCATGGCCCATGGCGACATGCTGGCCAAATACGACGCGCTGAACCCCGTGGCCCTCAAACGGCTGCTGGCCGCCCAAGCCAAGGTGCTGCGGTTCTCGCCGGCCGTGCTCGACGCCTCGTTCAAAGCCTCGATGGAAGTGTTCGCAGAAAACGACGCCAAAAGCCCTGAGTGGAAGAAGATCTACGCCGACATGCGCACCTTCTTGCGCGACCAGATCCTGTGGTTCCGTGTCGCCGAAGGGCATTACGACAACTTCATGGCGGTGCAGAAGATCTAG
- a CDS encoding TRAP transporter substrate-binding protein encodes MQRRSIIKHAGIAGVLAAGVAPAVHAQAAIRWRLASSFPKSLDTIYGYAEVFSKAVKAMTGGKFEISVHAGGELMPPFGVVDGVQQGTVELAHTVPYYFYGKNPAFALGSAVPFGFNARQMNAWMMHGNGRKLMNEFYGAYNIISFPGGNTGAQMGGWYRKEIKSPADFKGMKMRLGGGLIGEVMQKLGAVPQSIPGGEIYQALEKGTLDAAEWVGPYDDQKLGFHKVAPYYYYPGWWEGGPEISLYINQKAFDSLSADNKAIVEAAAGMAHGDMLAKYDALNPTALKQLLAAQAKVLRFSPAVLDASFKASMEVFAENDAKSPEWKKIYADMRTFQRDQILWFRVAEGHYDNFMAVQKI; translated from the coding sequence ATGCAGCGTCGTTCCATCATCAAACATGCCGGCATCGCCGGCGTGCTGGCCGCAGGCGTAGCGCCTGCCGTCCACGCGCAGGCCGCCATCCGCTGGCGTCTGGCTTCGAGCTTTCCCAAGTCGCTGGACACCATTTACGGCTATGCAGAAGTGTTCTCCAAGGCCGTCAAAGCCATGACGGGCGGCAAGTTTGAAATCTCCGTGCATGCCGGCGGCGAGTTGATGCCGCCCTTTGGCGTGGTCGATGGCGTGCAGCAAGGCACCGTGGAACTGGCGCATACCGTGCCGTACTACTTCTATGGCAAGAACCCGGCGTTTGCACTGGGATCGGCCGTGCCCTTCGGCTTCAACGCCCGCCAGATGAACGCCTGGATGATGCACGGCAACGGGCGCAAGCTGATGAACGAGTTCTACGGCGCCTACAACATCATCAGCTTTCCTGGCGGCAACACCGGCGCACAGATGGGCGGCTGGTACCGCAAGGAAATCAAGTCCCCCGCCGACTTCAAGGGCATGAAGATGCGCCTCGGGGGCGGCCTGATCGGCGAAGTGATGCAAAAGCTCGGCGCCGTGCCGCAAAGCATCCCCGGCGGTGAAATCTACCAGGCACTGGAAAAAGGCACGCTCGACGCCGCTGAATGGGTCGGCCCCTACGACGACCAGAAACTGGGCTTTCACAAGGTGGCCCCGTACTACTACTACCCCGGCTGGTGGGAGGGCGGTCCGGAGATATCGCTGTACATCAACCAGAAAGCCTTCGACAGCCTGTCGGCGGACAACAAGGCCATCGTCGAAGCCGCCGCCGGCATGGCCCATGGCGACATGCTGGCCAAGTACGACGCGCTGAACCCCACGGCCCTCAAACAACTGCTGGCCGCCCAAGCCAAGGTGCTGCGGTTCTCGCCGGCCGTGCTCGACGCCTCGTTCAAAGCCTCGATGGAAGTGTTCGCAGAAAACGACGCCAAAAGCCCTGAGTGGAAGAAGATCTACGCCGACATGCGCACCTTCCAGCGCGACCAGATCCTGTGGTTCCGCGTTGCCGAAGGGCATTACGACAACTTCATGGCGGTGCAGAAGATCTAG
- a CDS encoding polyprenyl synthetase family protein: MSAASTLSAAAAPLDLGGWQQNHLAQVEQALSQWVGHGAPAGLGEAMRYAVLDGGKRLRPLLVLAAYQAVCSGQPAPCAWHDAAALRAACAVELIHAYSLVHDDLPCMDNDVLRRGKPTAHVRFGPARALLAGDALQAFAFELLTPEDMPIPAATQAALCRLLARAAGSTGMAGGQAIDLASVGLRLTEGQLRQMHRLKTGALLQASVLMGAVCGQAAPAAYRALSDYGAALGLAFQVVDDILDVVADSATLGKTAGKDAIAAKPTYVSLLGLERAQAQARELLAGAHAARLRSDLPDTRALAALADMVLSRPS, encoded by the coding sequence ATGAGCGCCGCTTCCACGCTATCGGCTGCGGCGGCTCCGCTGGACCTGGGCGGCTGGCAGCAAAACCACCTGGCCCAGGTGGAGCAGGCGCTGTCGCAATGGGTGGGCCATGGCGCGCCCGCCGGGCTGGGCGAGGCCATGCGCTATGCCGTGCTCGATGGCGGCAAGCGCCTGCGGCCGCTGCTGGTGCTGGCCGCGTATCAGGCGGTCTGCAGCGGCCAGCCTGCACCCTGCGCCTGGCACGATGCGGCGGCGCTGCGTGCCGCCTGCGCCGTGGAACTGATCCACGCCTATTCGCTGGTGCATGACGATCTGCCCTGCATGGACAACGATGTGCTGCGCCGTGGCAAGCCCACGGCGCATGTGCGGTTCGGCCCGGCCCGGGCCCTGCTCGCAGGCGACGCGCTGCAAGCCTTTGCGTTCGAGTTGCTCACGCCCGAGGACATGCCCATCCCCGCCGCCACGCAGGCCGCGCTGTGCCGCCTGCTGGCGCGTGCGGCGGGCTCGACCGGCATGGCCGGCGGCCAGGCGATCGATCTGGCCAGCGTCGGCCTGCGGCTCACCGAAGGGCAGTTGCGCCAGATGCACCGCCTCAAGACCGGCGCGCTGCTGCAGGCCAGCGTGCTGATGGGCGCCGTGTGCGGCCAGGCCGCGCCTGCGGCCTATCGGGCGCTGTCCGACTATGGTGCGGCGCTGGGGCTGGCGTTCCAGGTGGTGGATGACATCCTCGACGTGGTGGCCGATTCGGCCACGCTGGGCAAGACGGCCGGCAAGGATGCCATCGCCGCCAAGCCCACCTATGTATCGCTGCTGGGCCTGGAACGGGCCCAGGCCCAGGCCCGGGAACTGCTGGCCGGCGCGCATGCGGCCCGGCTCCGCAGCGACCTGCCCGACACCCGTGCGCTGGCCGCGCTGGCCGACATGGTACTGTCCCGCCCCTCTTGA
- a CDS encoding SulP family inorganic anion transporter — translation MNLSSLTRWLPFLAWPRPDRQLLKGEFWAGMTVGLLLVPQGVAYAALAGMPLVTGIYASLIPALVAVLFSSSTRLGVGPTALTSLLIGAALTGLAEPGSAQWVALAAWMALFSGLLQLVMGLARFGWLLNLITSPVLSGFTQAAALLILGSQLRSLTGLRATDWGALWSTPSPGLFDLTAAAFGLGSLALLLLARRWRPHFPTAIVVVGAAGASSWALGYADAGGAVVGALPSGLPALYWPGALPWSSFSALVMPVLVVTLVSFLETASSAKVESQRSGVQWDENQDLIGQGLGKISSGLCGSFATSASFSRSAINLYAGAKSGWATLFAIALVLLVLLWLTPALYHVPQSVLAAVVVTAVTSLIRPAVLTRLWRVSHVEAVIGGVTFALTLATAPRMYWGVLAGLLMNLSHFLYLRLHPRIIEAGLHPDGSMRDRHLWQLPPLAPRLLALRMDAALDFASANALERRVTEHLAAHPQVLHLCLLAQSINRIDVTGVETFAQLLALMQSRGGMLHLSGLKLPVEQVLRQAGLLAPCAGLAMYRTDAEALQALQQLSQLPRPDLEPGPMARV, via the coding sequence ATGAATTTGTCATCGCTGACCCGCTGGCTGCCCTTTCTCGCTTGGCCCCGACCCGACCGCCAACTGCTCAAAGGGGAGTTCTGGGCCGGCATGACGGTGGGGCTGTTGCTGGTGCCGCAAGGCGTGGCCTATGCCGCGCTGGCCGGTATGCCCTTGGTCACCGGGATTTATGCCTCGTTGATTCCGGCATTGGTCGCCGTGCTGTTCAGTTCCTCCACCCGCCTGGGGGTGGGGCCTACGGCACTGACCAGTTTGTTGATCGGGGCCGCGCTCACCGGGCTGGCCGAGCCCGGCAGCGCCCAGTGGGTGGCGCTGGCGGCGTGGATGGCGCTGTTCTCGGGCTTGTTGCAGTTGGTGATGGGGTTGGCGCGTTTTGGCTGGCTGCTCAATCTGATCACCTCGCCGGTGCTCAGCGGTTTTACGCAGGCGGCTGCGCTGCTGATCCTGGGCTCGCAACTGCGATCGCTCACCGGCCTGCGGGCCACCGACTGGGGGGCGCTGTGGTCCACACCATCGCCGGGTTTGTTTGACCTGACTGCGGCGGCCTTCGGCCTGGGCAGCCTGGCGCTGTTGCTGTTGGCGCGGCGCTGGCGGCCGCATTTTCCGACCGCCATCGTGGTGGTGGGGGCGGCTGGCGCATCGAGTTGGGCCTTGGGCTATGCCGACGCCGGTGGCGCTGTGGTGGGCGCATTGCCTTCGGGTCTGCCCGCCCTGTACTGGCCGGGCGCTCTGCCCTGGTCCAGTTTCTCGGCCCTGGTGATGCCGGTGCTCGTGGTGACGCTGGTGAGTTTTCTGGAGACAGCCTCCAGTGCCAAGGTGGAGAGCCAGCGCTCGGGCGTGCAATGGGACGAAAACCAGGATCTGATCGGCCAGGGTCTGGGCAAGATCAGCAGCGGTCTGTGCGGCAGCTTTGCCACCAGCGCTTCGTTTTCGCGCTCGGCCATCAACCTGTATGCCGGCGCCAAGAGCGGCTGGGCCACGTTGTTTGCCATCGCGCTGGTGCTGCTGGTGCTGCTGTGGCTGACACCGGCGCTATACCATGTGCCGCAGTCCGTGCTGGCGGCCGTGGTGGTCACGGCGGTGACCAGCCTGATCCGGCCCGCAGTGCTGACGAGGCTGTGGCGGGTGTCGCATGTGGAGGCCGTGATCGGCGGCGTGACCTTTGCGCTGACGCTGGCCACGGCACCGCGCATGTACTGGGGCGTGCTGGCGGGCCTGCTGATGAATCTGAGCCATTTTCTGTACCTGCGGCTGCACCCCCGCATCATCGAGGCGGGCCTGCATCCGGATGGCAGCATGCGCGATCGCCATCTGTGGCAGTTGCCCCCGCTCGCGCCACGGCTGCTGGCGTTGCGCATGGATGCCGCGCTCGATTTTGCCTCCGCCAACGCGTTGGAGCGGCGGGTGACCGAGCACCTGGCTGCGCATCCGCAGGTGCTGCACCTGTGCCTGTTGGCCCAGTCCATCAACCGCATCGACGTGACCGGGGTGGAGACCTTTGCGCAGTTGCTGGCGCTGATGCAGTCCAGGGGCGGGATGCTGCACCTGAGCGGCCTGAAACTGCCGGTAGAGCAGGTGCTGCGCCAGGCCGGACTGCTGGCGCCGTGCGCCGGGCTGGCCATGTACCGCACCGACGCCGAGGCGCTGCAGGCGTTGCAACAACTGTCGCAATTGCCACGACCGGATCTCGAGCCTGGGCCGATGGCCCGGGTCTGA